In Pyxidicoccus xibeiensis, the following proteins share a genomic window:
- a CDS encoding caspase family protein, with product MPVPIRALVIAIEEYPAAEGISPRLEGTHQAAEGFISWLKEKKGVPAEHIRYCAAEGRPGRTTGTLRTDIAREAKALADAGRDQTQELYVFFSGHGFSFKESPGQKPSDILVTSDYTNPGDSGGSCIRLRELQEKLQMSFGPGDHYYFIDACRNLISEDDIEPTKLGVKFEPSMLGIGTLFTLYSTAPQSVASVDSGFARHLVEGLSGKGRAKGWVGKGMYVTFDLLRRYVRAKMPNQDADIRIEGSGDGLIIELKPVPKSDCRVRVLNASEQDTFTALIREERGDQRLVLEERSFTGPEAKFPVAPGEYVIEVEHPKAVVKRQTPEEGSPVDAYDACEVVFEKQKPPSILEPLSSPGRPTSIRGPEAALNIRGASDVHIEVTLARDMTRPFHIEAPKGLPKRSLRREVPPGDYKVILSRRGKLLRDLDLKLDKGMEVDVNLEEDDRTPRALRALGLETTMPPEERTTALLLSLLGAGHIVTPEELPERARALPLQDLSGVEAGESVIHVLAFFEKGISELRVAVGTGADSKETPEGVRTPRAGREDRGDRGDRGDRGERSSFIQSMRAGGKNWGVRPERSRVKRATRTGRRASLKWRSMRRVPGVDGLWEGALSAPPGSQILSVQLVHDEGKQGAQPPLSVVTHLLANRATLVTLAEGTGEGVELNQYLLPLHHLRDKLPSRVQGYLHPATLRFVQALWEVQHEFARKRALETSLEEDNRGYWEEALYGKWLDPNMALFAFYELLRRRRKPFDTSGLLDEVVRNLRHYFGGIPDVELLAKLAGLPHQEPQLPPLILDGLLAWESAEDHLPLSSGKLTYEGPWVMWRNAVRGPTATPPPAILKPRRGPR from the coding sequence ATGCCCGTGCCCATCCGCGCGCTCGTCATCGCCATCGAGGAGTACCCCGCCGCCGAGGGCATCTCGCCCCGGCTGGAGGGCACGCACCAGGCGGCGGAGGGCTTCATCTCCTGGCTGAAGGAGAAGAAGGGCGTGCCCGCGGAGCACATCCGCTACTGCGCGGCGGAGGGCCGGCCGGGGCGCACCACCGGCACGCTGAGGACGGACATCGCCCGCGAGGCGAAGGCGCTGGCGGACGCGGGGAGGGACCAGACGCAGGAGCTCTACGTCTTCTTCTCCGGGCACGGCTTCTCCTTCAAGGAGAGCCCGGGACAGAAGCCGTCGGACATCCTCGTGACTTCCGACTACACGAACCCGGGTGACTCCGGAGGCTCGTGCATCCGCCTGAGGGAGCTGCAGGAGAAGCTGCAGATGTCCTTCGGGCCGGGGGACCACTACTACTTCATCGACGCGTGCCGGAACCTCATCTCCGAGGACGACATCGAGCCCACGAAGCTGGGGGTGAAGTTCGAGCCCTCGATGCTCGGCATCGGGACGCTCTTCACCCTGTACTCCACTGCGCCGCAGTCGGTGGCGAGCGTGGACAGCGGCTTCGCGCGGCACCTCGTCGAAGGGCTGAGCGGGAAGGGGCGGGCGAAGGGCTGGGTGGGCAAGGGGATGTACGTGACGTTCGACCTGCTGCGCAGGTACGTGCGCGCGAAGATGCCCAACCAGGACGCGGACATCCGCATCGAGGGCTCCGGCGACGGGCTCATCATCGAGCTGAAGCCGGTGCCCAAGAGCGACTGCCGCGTCCGGGTCCTCAATGCGAGCGAGCAGGACACGTTCACCGCGCTCATCCGTGAGGAGCGGGGTGACCAGCGCCTCGTGCTGGAGGAGCGCAGCTTCACGGGTCCGGAGGCGAAGTTCCCGGTGGCCCCGGGCGAGTACGTCATCGAGGTGGAGCACCCCAAGGCGGTCGTGAAGCGGCAGACGCCCGAGGAGGGGAGCCCCGTCGACGCGTATGACGCCTGCGAGGTGGTGTTCGAGAAGCAGAAACCCCCAAGCATCCTGGAGCCCCTCTCCTCGCCGGGCCGACCCACGAGCATCCGGGGGCCCGAAGCGGCCCTCAACATCCGGGGGGCCTCGGACGTCCACATCGAGGTGACGCTCGCCCGGGACATGACGCGCCCCTTCCACATCGAAGCCCCCAAGGGCCTGCCGAAGCGCTCCCTGCGCAGAGAGGTTCCTCCGGGCGACTACAAGGTGATCCTCTCCCGGAGAGGGAAGCTGCTCCGGGACCTGGACCTCAAGCTCGACAAGGGCATGGAGGTGGACGTCAATCTGGAGGAGGACGACCGCACTCCACGCGCGCTGCGCGCATTGGGCCTGGAGACGACCATGCCCCCGGAGGAGCGCACCACCGCGCTGCTGCTGAGCCTGCTCGGGGCGGGCCACATCGTCACCCCGGAGGAGCTACCGGAGCGCGCTCGTGCGCTCCCGCTCCAGGACCTCTCGGGTGTGGAGGCCGGCGAGTCGGTCATCCATGTCCTCGCCTTCTTCGAGAAAGGCATCTCGGAGCTTCGCGTCGCGGTCGGAACGGGAGCGGACAGTAAAGAAACACCTGAAGGTGTTCGAACGCCGCGCGCGGGTCGCGAAGACCGAGGAGACCGAGGAGACCGAGGAGACCGAGGAGAAAGGTCGTCGTTCATTCAATCGATGCGCGCGGGTGGCAAGAACTGGGGGGTGAGACCGGAGCGGTCTCGAGTCAAGCGCGCGACTCGAACAGGCCGGAGAGCATCGCTGAAGTGGCGTTCGATGCGGAGAGTCCCCGGCGTTGATGGCCTCTGGGAAGGCGCCCTCTCTGCACCTCCCGGCTCCCAGATCCTCTCGGTGCAGCTCGTTCACGACGAGGGGAAGCAAGGTGCGCAGCCTCCGCTCAGTGTCGTCACGCACCTGCTTGCCAATCGGGCCACGCTGGTCACCCTGGCCGAGGGCACAGGCGAAGGCGTGGAGCTCAACCAGTACCTGCTCCCCCTGCACCACCTGCGCGACAAGCTGCCCTCCAGGGTCCAGGGCTACCTCCACCCTGCCACGCTGCGCTTCGTGCAGGCGCTGTGGGAGGTCCAGCACGAGTTTGCCCGCAAGCGCGCGCTGGAGACGAGCCTTGAGGAGGACAACCGCGGTTACTGGGAGGAGGCGCTCTACGGAAAGTGGCTCGACCCGAACATGGCCCTTTTCGCCTTCTACGAGCTGCTCCGTCGCCGTCGCAAGCCCTTCGACACGTCAGGCCTGCTGGACGAGGTTGTCAGAAATCTCCGGCACTATTTCGGCGGCATCCCGGACGTCGAGCTGCTGGCGAAGCTCGCCGGACTTCCACACCAGGAGCCTCAGCTCCCACCCCTCATCCTCGACGGGCTCCTGGCCTGGGAGTCCGCGGAGGACCACCTGCCCCTGTCCTCCGGCAAGCTCACCTACGAGGGCCCCTGGGTGATGTGGCGCAACGCCGTCCGTGGCCCGACAGCCACGCCCCCGCCCGCCATCCTGAAGCCCCGGCGCGGCCCCAGGTAA